The following coding sequences are from one Cenarchaeum symbiosum A window:
- a CDS encoding DNA polymerase elongation subunit (family B) (COG0417): MVLKFYESESQKIIHWTDNTGHKPYCYTRLPPSELGFLGGREDVLGIEQVMRHDLIADKEVPVSKITVSDPLAIGGTHSEKSIRNVIDTWESDIKYYENYLYDAGLVVGRYYSVSGGEVIPHDMPISDEVKLALKSLLWDKLIDEGMADRKEFREFIAGWADLLNQPIPRIRRLSFDIEVDSEEGRIPDAKISDRRVTAVGFAATDGLRKVLVLKSGADEGANDVTPGVEVVFYDEDKEADMIRDALAIIGSYPFVLTYNGDDFDMPYMYNRARRLGVADSDIPLYMMRDSATLRHGVHLDLYRTFSNRSFQLYAFAAKYTDYSLNSVSKAMLGEGKVDYGVSLGDLTLYQTANYCYHDARLTLELSTFGNEILMDLLVVTSRIARMPIDDMSRMGVSQWIRSLLYYEHRQRNALIPRRDELEKRSQQVSNDAVIKDKKFRGGLVVEPEEGIHFDVTVMDFASLYPSIIKVRNLSYETVRCVHPECRKNTIPDTNHWVCTKNNGLTSMIIGSLRDLRVNYYKSLSKSQSITEEQRQQYTVISQALKVVLNASYGVMGAEIFPLYFLPAAEATTAVGRYIIMQTISHCEQMGVKVLYGDTDSLFIKNPEERQIHDIVEHAKKEHGVELEVDKEYRYVVLSNRKKNYFGVTKSGKVDVKGLTGKKSHTPPFIKELFYSLLDILSAVQTEDEFESAKLKISKAIAASGKRLEERGVPLADLAFNVMISKAPSEYVKTVPQHIRAARLLENAREVKKGDIISYVKVMNKTGVKPVEMAQAGEVDTSKYLEFMESTLDQLTSSMGLDFDEMLGKPKQTGMEQFFFK, encoded by the coding sequence GTGGTCCTCAAGTTCTACGAGTCGGAATCGCAAAAGATCATCCACTGGACGGACAACACGGGGCACAAGCCCTACTGTTATACGAGGCTGCCGCCCTCCGAGCTCGGCTTTCTTGGGGGCAGGGAGGACGTGCTCGGGATAGAGCAGGTCATGCGGCACGACCTGATAGCCGACAAGGAGGTGCCCGTCTCCAAGATAACCGTCTCTGATCCTCTTGCGATAGGCGGGACCCACTCGGAGAAGAGCATCAGAAACGTGATAGACACGTGGGAATCCGACATAAAGTATTACGAGAACTATCTGTATGACGCGGGCCTGGTAGTGGGCAGGTACTATTCGGTATCAGGCGGGGAGGTGATTCCGCATGACATGCCAATATCCGACGAGGTAAAACTGGCCCTCAAGAGCCTTCTCTGGGACAAGCTCATAGACGAGGGCATGGCCGACAGGAAAGAGTTCCGCGAGTTCATAGCGGGGTGGGCGGACCTGCTCAACCAGCCCATACCCCGGATAAGGCGCCTCAGCTTTGACATCGAGGTGGATTCAGAGGAGGGCAGGATCCCCGATGCCAAGATCTCGGACAGGAGGGTCACAGCAGTGGGGTTTGCCGCCACCGACGGCCTCAGAAAGGTCCTTGTCCTGAAGAGCGGCGCGGACGAGGGCGCAAACGATGTGACCCCCGGGGTCGAGGTGGTGTTCTACGACGAGGACAAGGAGGCGGACATGATCCGCGACGCGCTAGCAATAATAGGCTCGTACCCGTTTGTGCTTACATACAACGGGGACGACTTTGACATGCCGTACATGTACAATCGGGCCCGGCGCCTCGGCGTGGCGGATTCCGACATACCCCTGTACATGATGCGGGATTCGGCCACGCTCCGGCACGGCGTCCATCTGGACCTGTACAGGACCTTCTCGAACAGGTCGTTCCAGCTGTATGCATTTGCGGCAAAGTATACAGATTACTCCCTGAACAGCGTGTCCAAGGCGATGCTCGGCGAGGGCAAGGTCGATTATGGCGTGTCTCTCGGGGATCTCACTCTATACCAGACTGCAAACTATTGCTATCATGACGCGCGCCTGACGCTGGAGCTTAGCACCTTTGGGAACGAGATACTGATGGACCTCCTGGTGGTGACCAGCAGGATTGCCCGGATGCCCATCGATGATATGTCCCGCATGGGCGTCTCGCAGTGGATAAGGAGCCTGCTGTACTATGAGCACAGGCAGCGCAACGCGCTGATACCCCGCAGGGACGAGCTGGAAAAGAGGTCTCAACAGGTAAGCAACGACGCCGTAATCAAGGACAAAAAGTTCCGCGGTGGTCTCGTAGTCGAGCCTGAAGAGGGCATACACTTTGATGTTACAGTTATGGATTTTGCAAGCCTGTATCCTAGCATAATAAAGGTGCGAAACCTCTCGTACGAGACCGTCAGGTGCGTTCATCCCGAATGCAGAAAGAACACCATCCCCGATACCAACCACTGGGTATGCACGAAAAACAACGGGCTTACATCGATGATAATAGGATCGCTCCGCGACCTGCGCGTCAACTATTACAAGAGCCTCTCAAAGAGCCAGTCTATAACGGAGGAGCAGCGGCAGCAGTATACTGTGATCAGCCAGGCCCTCAAGGTGGTGCTAAACGCAAGCTACGGGGTGATGGGCGCCGAGATATTCCCGCTGTACTTTCTGCCTGCCGCCGAGGCCACCACGGCGGTCGGGCGCTATATCATCATGCAGACCATATCGCACTGCGAGCAGATGGGCGTAAAGGTGCTGTACGGGGACACCGATTCGCTGTTCATAAAGAATCCAGAGGAGCGGCAGATCCATGATATAGTCGAGCACGCCAAAAAGGAGCACGGCGTCGAGCTCGAGGTGGACAAAGAGTACAGGTATGTCGTGCTATCTAACAGGAAGAAAAACTATTTCGGGGTGACAAAGTCCGGCAAGGTCGACGTCAAGGGCCTGACGGGGAAAAAGTCGCACACGCCCCCGTTCATAAAGGAGCTGTTCTATTCGCTGCTCGACATACTGTCGGCTGTACAGACCGAGGACGAGTTTGAATCGGCAAAGCTAAAGATCTCAAAGGCCATAGCGGCATCCGGGAAGAGGCTGGAGGAGAGGGGGGTCCCGCTGGCGGATCTGGCGTTCAATGTGATGATAAGCAAGGCGCCCTCTGAATACGTAAAGACCGTCCCGCAGCACATACGGGCGGCCAGACTGCTCGAGAACGCAAGGGAGGTCAAAAAAGGCGACATAATATCGTACGTAAAGGTGATGAACAAGACAGGCGTCAAGCCTGTCGAGATGGCCCAGGCAGGAGAGGTGGACACGTCAAAGTATCTAGAGTTCATGGAGTCTACTCTGGACCAGCTCACCTCGTCCATGGGCCTTGACTTTGACGAGATGCTGGGCAAGCCAAAGCAGACTGGAATGGAGCAGTTCTTTTTCAAATGA
- a CDS encoding deoxycytidylate deaminase (COG2131), which yields MVRKVGAVIVRDHRQLATGYNGTPPGVKNCFEGGCERCIERMEGKIRSGEGLDRCLCNHAEANAIMHCAILGIGAGGGNATMYTTFSPCLECTKMAVTIGIRRFVCLDTYPENASKLVKDASASITMMDKEKITYWASRMPGGTKEVPVR from the coding sequence ATGGTCAGAAAGGTGGGGGCCGTCATAGTCAGGGATCACAGGCAGCTGGCCACAGGATACAACGGGACGCCCCCCGGCGTAAAGAACTGCTTCGAGGGCGGGTGCGAAAGGTGCATAGAGCGCATGGAGGGCAAGATCCGCTCAGGCGAGGGCCTGGACCGGTGCCTGTGCAACCATGCAGAGGCCAACGCGATAATGCACTGTGCGATACTGGGAATAGGCGCAGGGGGAGGCAACGCCACCATGTATACGACGTTCTCTCCGTGTTTAGAGTGCACAAAGATGGCGGTGACCATAGGAATCAGGCGGTTTGTCTGCCTGGATACATATCCGGAGAACGCCTCCAAGCTGGTAAAAGATGCATCGGCCAGCATAACCATGATGGACAAGGAGAAGATCACATACTGGGCGTCAAGGATGCCCGGGGGAACAAAGGAGGTGCCGGTGCGCTGA
- a CDS encoding ERCC4-like helicase (COG1111) — MQLDRSFASSACSMKYSSQDGRSKPLNGHGATARHIMVYAPVYETIKQQAASGPRVETAHITGKYVEPGAVERRDYQVGLAEQAIRENCIVVLPTGLGKTAVALQVISHYLDEGRGALFLAPTRVLVNQHRQFLGRALTISDITLVTGEDTVPRRKKAWGGSVICATPEITRNDIARGMVPLEQFGLVVFDEAHRAVGDYAYSAIARAVGENSRMIGMTATLPSEREKADEIMGTLLSKSIAQRTEDDPDVKPYVQETETEWIKVELPPEMKEIQKLLKMALDERYAALKRCGYDLGSNRSLSALLRLRMVVLSGNRRAAKPLFTAIRITYALNIFEAHGVTPFLKFCERTVKKKGAGVAELFEEDRNFTGAMARAKAAQAAGMEHPKIPKLEEAVRGAKGKALVFTSYRDSVDLIHSKLQAAGINSGILIGKAGEKGLKQKKQVETVAKFRDGGYDVLVSTRVGEEGLDISEVNLVVFYDNVPSSIRYVQRRGRTGRKDAGKLVVLMAKGTIDEAYYWIGRRKITAARGMGDRMNKSLAAGGPAPKAAPKKGLEGYF, encoded by the coding sequence ATGCAGTTGGATCGGAGCTTTGCCAGCTCCGCCTGCAGCATGAAATATTCGTCCCAGGACGGGCGCTCAAAACCGCTCAACGGCCATGGTGCCACCGCCCGGCATATTATGGTATATGCCCCGGTGTACGAAACCATAAAACAACAGGCCGCGTCAGGGCCGCGCGTGGAGACCGCACACATAACGGGCAAATACGTAGAGCCCGGCGCCGTCGAGAGGCGCGACTACCAGGTGGGCCTTGCCGAGCAGGCCATACGGGAAAACTGCATAGTGGTGCTGCCTACCGGCCTCGGCAAGACGGCCGTGGCCCTGCAGGTGATCTCCCACTATTTGGACGAAGGCAGGGGGGCTCTCTTCCTTGCGCCGACAAGGGTGCTGGTAAACCAGCACCGCCAGTTCCTGGGCAGGGCCCTTACCATATCCGATATTACCCTGGTCACAGGCGAGGACACCGTCCCGAGGCGCAAAAAAGCTTGGGGCGGCAGCGTGATCTGCGCCACCCCCGAGATAACAAGAAACGACATAGCGCGCGGAATGGTCCCGCTCGAACAGTTCGGCCTGGTTGTGTTCGACGAGGCCCACAGGGCGGTGGGCGACTATGCCTATTCCGCAATAGCGCGTGCAGTGGGGGAGAACTCTAGAATGATCGGCATGACTGCGACCCTTCCAAGCGAGAGGGAGAAAGCCGACGAGATAATGGGCACTCTTCTCTCAAAGAGCATAGCACAAAGGACCGAAGACGACCCGGATGTAAAGCCCTACGTGCAGGAGACCGAAACTGAATGGATAAAGGTGGAGCTGCCCCCGGAGATGAAGGAGATCCAAAAGCTCCTGAAGATGGCCCTCGACGAAAGATATGCGGCCCTCAAGAGGTGCGGCTATGATCTCGGCTCGAACAGGTCGCTCTCGGCTCTGCTCCGCCTTCGCATGGTCGTTCTAAGCGGCAACAGGCGGGCGGCAAAGCCTTTGTTTACTGCGATACGCATCACATACGCGCTCAACATATTCGAGGCCCACGGGGTCACGCCGTTTCTAAAGTTCTGCGAGAGGACCGTCAAGAAAAAGGGCGCCGGTGTTGCAGAGCTGTTCGAGGAGGACAGAAACTTTACAGGGGCCATGGCGCGCGCAAAGGCGGCGCAGGCAGCCGGCATGGAGCATCCAAAGATACCAAAGTTGGAAGAGGCTGTGCGCGGGGCCAAAGGGAAGGCGCTGGTCTTTACAAGCTACAGGGACTCTGTCGATTTAATACACTCAAAGCTGCAGGCTGCCGGGATAAACTCGGGGATCCTCATAGGAAAGGCGGGAGAAAAGGGCCTCAAGCAGAAAAAACAGGTAGAGACTGTCGCCAAGTTCCGCGACGGGGGATACGACGTGCTCGTATCTACAAGAGTGGGCGAGGAGGGCCTCGACATATCGGAGGTAAACCTTGTGGTATTCTATGACAATGTCCCAAGCTCGATAAGGTATGTGCAGAGAAGGGGCAGGACCGGCAGGAAGGACGCGGGCAAGCTGGTGGTACTGATGGCAAAGGGGACTATAGACGAGGCATACTACTGGATAGGCCGGCGCAAGATTACTGCCGCCAGGGGCATGGGGGACAGGATGAACAAGTCGCTTGCAGCGGGGGGCCCTGCGCCAAAGGCAGCCCCAAAAAAGGGGCTCGAGGGCTATTTCTAG
- a CDS encoding parvulin-like peptidyl-prolyl isomerase (COG0760), which yields MADKIKCSHILVKKQGEALAVQERLKAGEKFGKLAKELSIDGGSAKRDGSLGYFGRGKMVKPFEDAAFRLQVGEVSEPVKSEFGYHVIKRLG from the coding sequence ATGGCGGACAAGATAAAGTGCTCGCACATACTGGTAAAAAAGCAGGGCGAGGCGCTCGCAGTGCAAGAGCGCCTCAAGGCGGGCGAAAAGTTTGGAAAGCTGGCAAAGGAGCTCTCGATAGACGGGGGCAGCGCAAAGAGGGACGGCAGCTTGGGCTACTTTGGCAGGGGCAAGATGGTAAAGCCGTTTGAGGATGCCGCGTTCCGCCTGCAGGTAGGCGAGGTATCCGAGCCGGTAAAATCCGAGTTTGGCTACCACGTGATAAAGCGCCTGGGATAA
- a CDS encoding conserved hypothetical protein (COG4911) has protein sequence MSLYFTIKTANLALPDVVKRYNHVLACKSEVMRAEKQIQVSISSSGGLDKYAELKQQFNSRITEFYRSIEELEKTGVVVKSIDEGLLDFPAKRFGDDIWLCWKVGEREIKFWHEKDSGFDGRKPIEVSDESLV, from the coding sequence ATGTCTTTGTATTTTACGATAAAGACGGCCAACCTGGCCCTGCCCGACGTGGTAAAGAGGTACAACCACGTCCTGGCGTGCAAGAGCGAGGTGATGAGGGCCGAGAAGCAGATCCAGGTGTCCATCTCGTCGTCGGGCGGTCTGGACAAGTACGCGGAGCTCAAGCAGCAGTTCAACTCGAGGATAACCGAGTTCTACCGCTCGATAGAGGAGCTGGAGAAGACGGGCGTGGTGGTCAAGAGCATAGACGAGGGGCTCCTGGACTTTCCCGCAAAGCGCTTTGGGGACGACATCTGGCTGTGCTGGAAGGTGGGCGAGCGCGAGATCAAGTTCTGGCATGAAAAGGACTCGGGGTTTGACGGAAGAAAGCCCATAGAGGTAAGTGACGAGTCACTAGTGTAG
- a CDS encoding 1,4-dihydroxy-2-naphthoate octaprenyltransferase (COG1575) — protein MLSSWLRVIRVRFLLASVIAVSAGLALSWWHGHGIDALTAALTMAGVAALHASVDMLNDYWDYKRGIDTRTKRTPMSGGTGVLPEGLLSPRQVYRAGIISLVLGTAAGAYFVITTGPVIAAILGFAVVSIYFYSTRIVDSGLSEVLVGVKGAMIVLGAYYIQAPEITPAALLVGAAVGALSSAVLFVASFPDHDADKERGRKTLVIILGKKRASRILWVFPAVAYSSVIAGVIIQVLPVYSLAMLLAAPLAAISARGLAKEYDGDRIIRVMRGTLRFSRTAGALLVLGILLG, from the coding sequence ATGCTCTCCTCCTGGCTGCGCGTAATACGCGTCCGGTTCCTGCTCGCGTCGGTGATAGCCGTATCAGCGGGCCTTGCCCTCTCCTGGTGGCACGGCCACGGAATAGACGCGCTCACAGCGGCACTCACCATGGCCGGAGTGGCCGCTCTTCATGCAAGCGTGGACATGCTCAACGACTACTGGGACTACAAGCGCGGCATAGATACGAGAACCAAGAGGACCCCGATGAGCGGGGGGACAGGGGTGCTGCCAGAGGGCCTGCTGAGCCCCCGCCAGGTGTACCGCGCCGGCATCATATCACTGGTGCTCGGGACTGCCGCCGGCGCATACTTTGTGATCACAACGGGGCCCGTCATAGCTGCGATACTCGGCTTTGCGGTGGTCTCGATTTACTTTTACTCGACAAGGATTGTGGACTCGGGCCTCTCCGAGGTGCTCGTCGGGGTCAAGGGGGCGATGATCGTCCTTGGCGCCTACTACATACAGGCGCCCGAGATCACGCCGGCCGCCCTCCTCGTCGGCGCGGCAGTGGGGGCGCTGTCATCTGCGGTCCTCTTTGTGGCGTCGTTTCCGGACCACGACGCAGACAAGGAGCGCGGCAGAAAAACGCTGGTGATAATACTGGGCAAAAAGAGGGCCTCGCGCATACTCTGGGTCTTTCCAGCTGTGGCGTATTCATCCGTGATAGCGGGGGTGATTATCCAGGTGCTGCCAGTGTACTCCCTCGCCATGCTGCTTGCCGCCCCCCTTGCGGCAATATCGGCAAGGGGCCTTGCCAAAGAGTATGACGGGGACAGGATCATACGGGTCATGCGCGGCACGCTGCGGTTCAGCAGGACTGCAGGCGCGCTGCTGGTGCTGGGAATACTGCTTGGTTGA